Part of the Mycolicibacterium mageritense genome is shown below.
GCTGGAGTGCCGCGAGGCGCTCGCGGTGAACGTCAAGCCCAAGTTCGCGGTCGACGCGATGGTGGCCACGGTCGGGCAGGCGCTGCGGGGATGACGGCCTGGCTTTGGTGGTGCGGGATGTCTGCCGTAGACTCGTCCCGCCTGGTGCGCCAGGCGCGCCACCTTAGCTCAGTCGGCAGAGCGATTCACTCGTAATGAATAGGTCGGGGGTTCGATTCCCCCAGGTGGCTCTCATCTTCGTCGTCGTCATCATCGTCACGTCCACGGCCCGTTACGCGGGTCGTACGGCGGCTGTTGCCCATAGGGCGGGTACGGCGGCTGAGGCGGTCCCTGATTACGGCCCTTGGAGCTCTTGACCACGAGCACGACGAGAAACCCGATGATGGCCATCGCCACGACCAGAAGAAGCAGGATCGTCATTCCGTAGACGCTATGCCCTCGCGAAGTGACTCGCGCGCGACCTTGCAGGCCGTGTTGGCGGCGGGGAAGCCCGCGTATCCGCTGGAGTGGTAGATGACCTCGGCGATCTCGTCCTCAGAAAGCCCGTTGGTGCGGGCGATCTGCACGTGGGCTTTGAGCTCGTCGGTGGCCCGCAGCGCGATCAGGATGCCCAGCGTGACGAGGCTGCGGTCCCGAAGGCTCAGGCCTTCGCGGGCCCACAACCGGCCGAACACGTTGTCGACGCCGATCTCGAGCAGTTCGTCGCCGAAAGTGCCGTCCCGCAACTGCAATTCACTGTCGGGCAGTAACTCCCGGAACACCCGCAGACCCTGTTCGCGTACGTCAGTCATACCTGCCAGCTTCGCACCCGGTGCGGATCCTGGCCTGTCTTGGTCGGTGTGTGCCGCAGGTGAACCCGACCCCGCTACTTCGGCGCCAGAAATCCGACCGGCCCGGGCGAGATGCACACCGACAGTGCCGCGGTGTTGGCCCGCACGGTGATCGCGTCACCGGCCCCGGGCAGGCGGACGAAAACCCGGTTGAGCCCGGGCCGCACGGGCACCTTGGCCTCGGGCCCTTCAGAAAGGGCCATGGTCAGCGAGCCGTCGCTGTTGGCGAGGTAGTTGATCTCGGCGGTCCAGTCCGCGGGCAGCAGGGGTCCGTCGAGCGGCATGCGCACCGGAAAATCGGGCTGGATCAGGTAGCCGCAGTTGGCCGCGGGCCCCTCGACGATGGTGCGCACCCAGGTCACCTGGGCCGGCAGCAGCGTGCCGGAGCGATCGAACATGCGGAGATCTGTTGTTGCCGAGGCGAATTCGGGACGCGGTTGGGCGAGTGCGAACATGTGGCTGGCCAGGTTCTCGGGGAATGCGACGCGCTGCAGGATCAGCGGGTCCACCTCCTGGTCGAGCAACGGGGCGTCCGACGTGGCGGCCAGGCCCGCGCGGGCGTTGTTCAGATACGACGGCACCGGGCTGTCGCGCCACACCCGCAGGAACGTCGCGGTCGAGTACAGGCTGCTCACGATGAACACGACCGCCACCCCGACGGCAACGGCGGTGCGCCGCCGCGAGGCATCCAGCCGGGGCGAGGTGCGGTTGGGTGCGCAGAACCCCACGGCGGCGAGCAGTGCGAGCACCACCACCAGATCCGGCAGGTAGCGCAGCGTCTGCGCCAGTTCCAGCGCCGTGAACCGCGACGAGCGCATCAGATAGATAGGTATCTGGCACGCGACGGCATAGCCGAGCGCGACCGCGAGCACGGGCCAGATGCGCTGTTTGCGGGCCAGCGCCAGGGCCACGGCCGCGATCACCACGACCCAGCCCAGCACCATGACGCTCGCGGGCGGCGTGGCCCACGGCGACGCCGGCGCCCAGCGCTGCCACGCCCACGGCCCGCCGACCAGGCCCGGCACGATGCCGTGTGTGAACGACCGGCCCAGCAGGTCTCCCGTCATCGCGACGTCGAAACTCCACCGCTTCTGGTCGACGACCATCAGATACACCCCGATCCACGCGACGGTCAGCGCCAGACAGGCCAGCCACAGGCGCAGCCCGCGCCGCCAGACCTCGCGCACGCCGAACGACCCGGTCACGTATCCGAGCAGGGCCACCACCGCGAACGCCACGAACGGGATCACCGCGGCCTTCTCGAAGAACAGCAGCCCGCCGAAGTACACCAGCACCCCGGCGACGGCATAGCGCGGCTGCCGCGTGCGCATCAGCAGGATCGCGTCGGCACACACCCACGCGAGCGCGGCCTGCATCGGCAGGGTGTTCAGCCCGGCCGCCCACCACGCGAAACCGGGTATCGCCAACGGCGTGAACAACGCGAAGGTCAGCGGCACCAGCAGCACGGGCCGCCAGCCCAAGATCACCCACAGCGCACGCAGCAATGCCAGCGACGCGAGCGCTTGCAGCACCACGAGGCTCACCGCGGGCCACACCCAGGAGAACGGCGCCAGCCGCGTGATCGCACCGGACACCAGGAACGCGGCGGGCATCACGTGGCCGTCGTGGTCGTCGAAAAGGTACGACGGCGACAGCAGATTCTGGGTGCCCGCGCGGCCGACGAGGATCAGATCGTCCCAGTAGAAATAACCGCCGAAAGCCACCACGCCCCGGACCACGAGATGCGCCACGAGCAGTGCCGCAGCGGCGCGGGGAACCCATTTCACTCTTTCCGACTGTACGGTCCGAGCGGATCCGCAGCCGACGTCGGTATGGTGTGCGGCGTGCGAACACTGGTGACGGGCGCGGCGGGTTTCATCGGATCGACGCTGGTAGATCGGCTACTGGCAGACGGGCACAGCGTCGTCGGCATCGATGACCTCAGCACCGGTCGGGTCGACAACCTGCAGGATGCCGACAACGACAAGAACTTCGAGTTCGTCAAGGCTGACATCGTCGACGCCGATCTGATCGGGCTGCTCGCCGAGATGCGGCCCGAGGTGGTGTTCCATCTCGCAGCGCAGATCTCGGTCAAGCGCTCGGTCGACGATCCGCAGCTCGATTCGACGGTCAACGTGGTCGGCACGGTGCGGCTGGCCGAGGCCGCGCGGCGGGCCGGCGTGCGCAAGGTCGTGCACACGTCGTCAGGCGGTTCGATCTACGGCACCCCGCCGGTCTATCCGACGAGCGAGGACGTCGCGACCGATCCGGCGTCGCCGTACGCGGCGAGCAAGGTGGCCGGCGAGGTGTATCTCAACACCTTCCGCAACCTCTACGACCTGGACTGCTCGCACATCGCGCCGGCCAATGTGTACGGCCCGCGGCAGGATCCGCACGGCGAGGCGGGCGTGGTGGCGATCTTCGCGCAGGCCCTGCTGGCCGGCCGGCCGACCAAGATCTTCGGAGACGGCAGCGACACCCGCGATTACGTGTACGTCGACGACGTCGTGGACGCCTTCGTACGGGCGTCGGGCACCGAGGGCGGTGGATTGCGGTTCAACGTGGGCACGGGTGTGGAGACCTCGACGCGCGAGCTGCACACCGTGATCGCCAAGGCGGTCGGCGCAGCGGACGAGCCCGAGTTCCATCCGCCGCGCCTGGGGGATCTGCGGCGTTCGAAACTGGACATCAGCCGGGCGAAGAAACTGCTCGGTTGGCAGCCGGACGTGGCGCTTTCGACGGGCGTCGAGCGGACTGTCGATTTCTTCCGCAACAATCCTCGATGAAAAGATTGTAAGCACTTACTTTCTGGGTTAGCGTGACGTCATGCCCTATGACGTCATCGTGCGTAACGGTCTGTGGTTCGACGGCACCGGCAAGCCCCCCAAGGTCAGAACGCTCGGCATCCGCGACGGCGTCGTGGCCACGGTGTCGGTCGAGCCGCTCGACGAGTCCGGGTGCCCCGAGGTGATCGACGCGGGCGGCAAGTGGGTCGTGCCGGGCTTCATCGACGTGCACACGCACTACGACGCCGAGGTGCTGCTCGATCCGGGCCTGCGCGAGTCGGTGCGCCACGGCGTCACCACGGTCCTGCTCGGCATGTGTTCGCTGTCCACGGTGTACTCCGACACCGAGGACGCCGCCGACCTGTTCAGCCGCGTCGAGGCCGTGCCGCGCACGTTCGTGCTCGGTGCGTTGGAGAAGAACAAGACCTGGTCGGGGCCGGCCGAGTACGTCAAGGCCATCGACGAACTGCCGCTCGGCCCCAACATCAGCTCCATGCTGGGGCACTCGGACCTGCGCGCATCGGTGCTCGGCCTGGATCGGGCCACCACGCGCGGTGTGACGCCGACCGATGACGAACTCGAGACCATGGCACGCAAGCTCGACGAGGCGCTCGAAGCGGGCATGCTCGGCATGTCCGGCATGGACGCCGCGATCGACAAGCTCGACGGCGATCGCTTCCGCTCGCGTGCCCTGCCGTCGACCTTCGCCACCTGGCGGGAACGCAGGCGTCTCATCAAGGTGCTGCGCAAGCGCGGGCGCGTGCTGCAGAGTGCGCCCAACGTCGCCAAGGCGCAGGAGGCGCTCAACTTCTTCCTGGAGAGCAGCGGCCTGTTCGGTCGCCGTCGCGGCGTCAAGATGAGCCTGCTGGTCTCCGCCGACGCCAAGTCCGCACCCGGTGCCGTGCATGTGCTCGGGCGGGGCACGCGGCTGCTCAACAAGATCCTGGACGCCAAGGTGCGCTTCCAGCATCTGCCGGTGCCGTTCGAATTGTATTCGGACGGAATCGATCTGCCGGTTTTCGAGGAGTTCGGCGCGGGC
Proteins encoded:
- a CDS encoding carboxymuconolactone decarboxylase family protein, whose protein sequence is MTDVREQGLRVFRELLPDSELQLRDGTFGDELLEIGVDNVFGRLWAREGLSLRDRSLVTLGILIALRATDELKAHVQIARTNGLSEDEIAEVIYHSSGYAGFPAANTACKVARESLREGIASTE
- a CDS encoding GDP-mannose 4,6-dehydratase — translated: MRTLVTGAAGFIGSTLVDRLLADGHSVVGIDDLSTGRVDNLQDADNDKNFEFVKADIVDADLIGLLAEMRPEVVFHLAAQISVKRSVDDPQLDSTVNVVGTVRLAEAARRAGVRKVVHTSSGGSIYGTPPVYPTSEDVATDPASPYAASKVAGEVYLNTFRNLYDLDCSHIAPANVYGPRQDPHGEAGVVAIFAQALLAGRPTKIFGDGSDTRDYVYVDDVVDAFVRASGTEGGGLRFNVGTGVETSTRELHTVIAKAVGAADEPEFHPPRLGDLRRSKLDISRAKKLLGWQPDVALSTGVERTVDFFRNNPR
- a CDS encoding N-acyl-D-amino-acid deacylase family protein, whose protein sequence is MPYDVIVRNGLWFDGTGKPPKVRTLGIRDGVVATVSVEPLDESGCPEVIDAGGKWVVPGFIDVHTHYDAEVLLDPGLRESVRHGVTTVLLGMCSLSTVYSDTEDAADLFSRVEAVPRTFVLGALEKNKTWSGPAEYVKAIDELPLGPNISSMLGHSDLRASVLGLDRATTRGVTPTDDELETMARKLDEALEAGMLGMSGMDAAIDKLDGDRFRSRALPSTFATWRERRRLIKVLRKRGRVLQSAPNVAKAQEALNFFLESSGLFGRRRGVKMSLLVSADAKSAPGAVHVLGRGTRLLNKILDAKVRFQHLPVPFELYSDGIDLPVFEEFGAGTAALHLRDQLERNKLLADPEYRRRFRKSFDRRKLGPTLWHRDFHDATIVECPDKSLIGKSFGQIADERGIHPLDAFLDVLVDNGERNVRWTTIVANDRPKQLDKLAKEPSVHMGFSDAGAHLRNMAFYNYALRLLKRVRDAQLAGRPFLTTEHAVYRLTGEVADWFGVDAGTLREGERADFVVIDPRGLDDSVDAYHEETVPFYGGLSRMVNRNDDAVVVTAVNGQVVFRAGQFREGYGETVKSGHYLPARGARRAATQPV